In Fusarium falciforme chromosome 9, complete sequence, the following are encoded in one genomic region:
- a CDS encoding Phosphoserine transaminase encodes MPSRSEITYFGAGPAALPTDVLETAAQALLDYNGTGLGISEHSHRSELAANILNEAKADLASYLDIPEDYEVLFMQGGGTGEFSATMYNLVGAWVTKKKAQIVASLNKAEDDPLVEQELRNAVDKELKVDYIVTGGWSQKASEEAKRLLGPEHVNIVADARKVNDGKYGKIPEESTWNLSKDAALVYYCDNETVDGVEFPAFPKTLTPGPDGNGPIVVADMSSNILSRRIPVKNYSVIFFGAQKNLGCTGVTVVIIKKSLLPPQTSQPPAPLLRKLGLPIPPIIFQYETIAKNNSLYNTLSIFDVYIAGQVLKKLLRTYSNKVDGQEAVAVKKADLIYAALEAHPDVYRIVPDKSVRSRMNICFRVTKNGDTDATEKTFLKEATSLGLTGLKGHRSVGGIRASNYNSIPLEGAEKLAKFIETFASS; translated from the exons TTCTGAGCATTCGCATCGTTCTGAGCTGGCCGCCAACATCCTCAACGAAGCCAAGGCGGATCTTGCCTCCTACCTCGACATTCCCGAGGACTATGAAGTTCTCTTTATGCAGGGTGGCGGTACCGGAGAGTTCTCCGCCACCATGTACAACCTTGTTGGTGCGTGGGtaaccaagaagaaggcccagaTCGTCGCCTCCCtcaacaaggccgaggacgacCCTCTTGTGGAGCAGGAGCTCCGAAATGCCGTCGACAAAGAGCTCAAGGTGGATTACATCGTCACTGGCGGCTGGTCGCAGAAGGCTtccgaggaggccaagcgACTTCTTGGTCCTGAGCACGTCAACATTGTTGCCGACGCTCGCAAGGTCAACGATGGCAAGTATGGCAAGATCCCTGAGGAGAGCACCTGGAACCTCTCCAAGGATGCTGCTCTGGTGTACTACTGCGACAACGAGACCGTCGATGGCGTCGAGTTCCCTGCCTTCCCCAAGACTCTGACTCCTGGACCTGATGGCAATGGCCCTATCGTGGTGGCCGACATGTCATCCAACATCCTCTCTCGACGAATTCCTGTCAAGAACTACtccgtcatcttcttcggaGCCCAGAAGAACCTCGGCTGCACTGGTGTCACTGTTGTGATCATCAAGAAAAgcctcctccctccccaGACTTCTCAGCCTCCTGCTCCTCTTCTCAGGAAACTTGGTCTTCCTATTCCTCCCATCATTTTCCAGTACGAGACCATTGCCAAGAACAACAGTCTCTACAACACCCTCAGCATCTTTGA TGTCTACATTGCTGGCCAGGTTCTCAAGAAGCTGCTCCGCACTTATTCCAACAAGGTTGACGGCCAGGAGGCCGTGGcggtcaagaaggccgacCTCATCTATGCTGCTCTCGAGGCCCACCCCGACGTGTACAGAATTGTCCCGGACAAGTCTGTCCGCTCAAGGATGAACATCTGCTTCCGCGTCACCAAGAACGGCGACACTGATGCGACCGAGAAGACCTTCCTGAAGGAGGCCACCAGCCTGGGCCTGACTGGTCTCAAGGGTCACCGCAGCGTCGGTGGTATTCGTGCCAGCAACTACAACTCGATTCCCCTGGAGGGCGCTGAGAAGCTTGCCAAGTTCATTGAgacttttgcttcttcttga